In one window of Deinococcus terrestris DNA:
- the glf gene encoding UDP-galactopyranose mutase: MASVTSTGFDYLIVGAGFAGSVLAERLANDGKRILIVDRRPHIGGNAYDCYDDAGILIHPYGPHIFHTNSKEVFDYLSRFTAWRPYEHRVLASVDGQLLPIPINLDTVNRLYGLNLTSFQVEEFFASVAEKVDQVRTSEDVVVGKVGRDLYNKFFRGYTRKQWGLDPSELDASVTARVPTRTNRDDRYFADTYQAMPLHGYTRMFESMLAHPNIKVMLNTDYREIQEFIPFGHMIYTGPVDAFFDHCYGKLPYRSLEFVHETHAREWFQPTGTVNYPNDYGYTRISEFKYITGQEHKHTSVVYEYPRAEGDPYYPVPRPENQELYRKYAALADARTDVTFVGRLATYRYYNMDQVVAQALATHRKLTGQKTAPEPATVG, encoded by the coding sequence ATGGCCTCTGTGACTTCTACCGGTTTTGATTACCTGATCGTGGGGGCAGGCTTCGCGGGCAGCGTGCTCGCCGAGCGCCTTGCCAATGACGGCAAGCGTATCCTGATCGTGGACCGCCGCCCACACATCGGCGGCAACGCTTACGACTGCTACGACGACGCGGGCATTCTGATTCACCCCTACGGCCCGCATATCTTCCACACCAACTCGAAAGAAGTTTTCGACTACCTCTCGCGCTTCACCGCGTGGCGGCCCTACGAGCACCGGGTCCTCGCGAGCGTGGACGGGCAACTGCTGCCCATTCCGATCAACCTCGACACCGTGAACCGGCTGTACGGGCTGAACCTGACCTCCTTTCAGGTCGAGGAGTTCTTCGCCTCAGTCGCGGAGAAGGTCGATCAGGTCCGCACCTCGGAGGACGTGGTCGTAGGCAAGGTCGGGCGCGACCTCTACAACAAGTTCTTCCGGGGCTATACGCGCAAGCAGTGGGGCCTGGACCCCAGCGAACTCGACGCGTCCGTCACGGCCCGCGTGCCCACCCGCACCAACCGCGACGACCGCTATTTCGCGGACACCTACCAGGCGATGCCGCTGCACGGCTACACCCGGATGTTCGAGAGCATGCTCGCGCACCCCAACATTAAGGTGATGCTGAACACCGACTACCGGGAGATTCAGGAGTTCATCCCCTTCGGGCACATGATCTACACCGGACCGGTGGACGCCTTCTTCGACCACTGCTACGGCAAGTTGCCCTACCGCAGCCTGGAATTCGTCCACGAGACGCACGCCCGTGAGTGGTTCCAGCCCACCGGCACGGTGAACTACCCCAACGACTACGGGTACACCCGCATCAGCGAGTTCAAGTACATCACTGGGCAGGAGCACAAGCACACGTCGGTGGTGTACGAATACCCCCGCGCCGAGGGCGACCCCTACTATCCGGTGCCGCGCCCTGAGAACCAGGAGCTGTACAGGAAGTACGCGGCCCTGGCCGACGCCCGCACCGACGTGACCTTCGTGGGGCGCCTCGCCACCTACCGCTACTACAACATGGACCAGGTGGTCGCTCAGGCGCTCGCCACCCACCGCAAGCTGACCGGGCAGAAGACCGCCCCCGAGCCTGCGACGGTCGGCTGA